One genomic segment of Labilithrix sp. includes these proteins:
- a CDS encoding sigma 54-interacting transcriptional regulator, giving the protein MHRETELLEGESGVGKDLLARGIHDRSPRRDGPFIVVDCGAIAPNLVEGELFGHERGAFTGADRARRGVIEEANGGTLFLDEIGELPLDLQPKLLRAMEQREVRPVGAQKARPVDVRVVAATNRRLAEAARVGEFRSDLFYRLAVIHLIVPPLRERPEDILLIARAILAATPRASARGLAFPSDFAAMLGAYAWPGNVRELRNVVERYAVFGAAATDLGDQAPAEDWALSRLMELPYHEARRRLLERFDERYLEGVLAQADGVVALAAEQAGVARTSFYRMLERVRRVEPE; this is encoded by the coding sequence GTGCACCGCGAGACAGAGCTGCTCGAAGGGGAGAGCGGCGTCGGCAAGGACCTCCTCGCGCGGGGGATCCACGACAGGAGCCCGCGGCGCGACGGCCCGTTCATCGTCGTCGACTGCGGCGCGATCGCCCCGAACCTGGTGGAGGGCGAGCTGTTCGGTCACGAGCGCGGCGCGTTCACGGGCGCCGATCGCGCGCGCCGGGGCGTCATCGAGGAGGCCAACGGAGGGACGCTCTTCCTCGACGAGATCGGCGAGCTCCCGCTCGACCTGCAGCCGAAGCTGCTCCGCGCGATGGAGCAGCGCGAGGTCCGCCCGGTCGGGGCGCAGAAGGCGAGGCCGGTCGACGTGCGCGTCGTCGCGGCGACCAACCGTCGTCTGGCCGAGGCGGCGCGCGTCGGCGAGTTCCGGAGCGACCTCTTCTATCGCCTCGCGGTCATTCACTTGATCGTCCCGCCTCTCCGCGAGCGGCCGGAGGACATCCTCCTCATCGCGCGCGCCATCCTGGCGGCGACCCCGCGCGCGAGCGCGCGCGGGTTGGCCTTTCCTTCGGACTTTGCGGCGATGCTCGGCGCCTACGCCTGGCCCGGCAACGTGCGTGAGCTCCGCAACGTCGTCGAGCGGTACGCGGTGTTCGGCGCGGCGGCCACCGATCTCGGAGACCAGGCGCCCGCCGAGGACTGGGCCCTGTCGCGCTTGATGGAGCTTCCGTACCACGAGGCGCGCCGACGTCTCCTCGAGCGATTCGACGAGCGCTACCTCGAAGGCGTCCTCGCGCAGGCGGACGGGGTGGTCGCGCTGGCCGCCGAGCAGGCGGGGGTCGCGCGAACGAGCTTCTACCGGATGCTCGAGCGCGTCCGTCGCGTCGAGCCGGAGTGA
- a CDS encoding acyl-CoA dehydrogenase family protein — protein sequence MWTSSWMNSELQAFREQVRRFVATELTPHQERFAAQQHVDREIWTRAGELGVLCADIPAEYGGAGGTFAHQAVLFEEQAYAGDTAMNVSVHVILAHYILNQGTEAQKQRFLPRMSSGELIGAIAMSEPGAGSDLQGIRTTARLEGDHYVVNGSKTFISNGYLADLMVVVCRTSDAPGSKGISLLLVETKDAPGFKVGKKLHKLGQKGNDTCELFFEDVKVPKENLLGEVEGRGFGQLMTELPYERLIIAVYAVAAIERAVDLTVAYTKERKAFGKTLLEFQNTRFKLAEAKTHAVVSRTFLDKCIEELIAGRLDTVTASMAKYWTSDLQCQVIDDCLQLFGGYGYTVEYPIAQMFADARVQRIYGGANEIMKELIARSL from the coding sequence ATGTGGACGTCGAGCTGGATGAACTCCGAGTTGCAGGCCTTTCGCGAGCAGGTGCGCCGCTTCGTGGCGACGGAGCTCACGCCGCACCAGGAGCGCTTCGCCGCGCAGCAGCACGTCGACCGCGAGATCTGGACGCGCGCGGGCGAGCTCGGCGTCCTCTGCGCGGACATCCCCGCGGAGTACGGCGGCGCGGGCGGCACCTTCGCGCACCAGGCGGTGCTCTTCGAGGAGCAGGCCTACGCGGGCGACACGGCGATGAACGTGTCCGTCCACGTCATCCTCGCGCACTACATCCTCAACCAGGGGACCGAAGCGCAGAAGCAGCGGTTCCTCCCGCGCATGTCCTCCGGCGAGCTCATCGGCGCCATCGCGATGAGCGAGCCCGGCGCGGGCTCCGACCTCCAGGGCATCCGCACCACCGCGCGCCTCGAAGGCGACCACTACGTCGTCAACGGCAGCAAGACGTTCATCTCGAACGGCTACCTCGCCGACCTCATGGTCGTCGTCTGCCGCACGAGCGACGCGCCCGGCTCGAAGGGGATCTCCCTCCTCCTCGTCGAGACGAAGGACGCGCCCGGCTTCAAGGTCGGGAAGAAGCTCCACAAGCTCGGACAGAAGGGCAACGACACGTGCGAGCTCTTCTTCGAGGACGTCAAGGTCCCGAAGGAGAACCTCCTCGGCGAGGTCGAGGGCCGCGGCTTCGGGCAGCTCATGACGGAGCTGCCGTACGAGCGACTCATCATCGCGGTCTACGCCGTCGCCGCGATCGAGCGCGCCGTCGACCTGACCGTCGCGTACACGAAGGAGCGCAAGGCCTTCGGCAAGACGCTCCTCGAGTTCCAGAACACGCGCTTCAAGCTCGCGGAGGCCAAGACGCACGCCGTCGTCTCGCGGACGTTCCTCGACAAGTGCATCGAGGAGCTCATCGCCGGCCGCCTCGACACGGTCACCGCCTCGATGGCGAAGTACTGGACCTCCGACCTCCAGTGCCAGGTCATCGACGACTGCCTCCAGCTCTTCGGCGGCTACGGCTACACCGTCGAGTACCCCATCGCCCAGATGTTCGCCGACGCCCGCGTCCAGCGCATCTACGGCGGCGCCAACGAGATCATGAAGGAGCTCATCGCCCGCTCCCTCTGA
- a CDS encoding protein kinase translates to MHYAHERGVVHRDIKPGNIMLGSYGEVYLLDWGVASIAGVSDDEAEAFTDVPPVHTAPGAVLGSLETMAPEQAAGGKATPATDIYALGAVLFHILALEPLHEASSSDAEAREALALRIRGGVDARPTTRPRGEEVAPELEALCVEATRTHPNDRIPTALAFHERLESFLDGDRDLALRAESSQRHTTAARAALANAGDDGSAFREVGRALAFDPTNRDALAMLVELLTSVPREPPAEVIAEERVALARRLRVGALALSAGYGAVACYGWAAMALGLREPSVFGVISALWVASFAAALVAARWPSYAALSLACGGGVAASTYITKIYSPFLVVPLFLTIHATLFAFVGPARLRLGMVAAACAGWTLSVYGHALGVFPTTFELVNDAVLIRSLALRGSPSWVTAYLYVAGLTTLVAPALIVGAIRGAWQRNERALRLQAWRLRQLVPAEDAGPRS, encoded by the coding sequence GTGCACTACGCCCACGAGCGCGGCGTGGTCCACCGCGACATCAAGCCCGGCAACATCATGCTCGGGTCGTACGGCGAGGTGTACCTCCTCGACTGGGGCGTCGCGAGCATCGCCGGCGTCTCCGACGACGAGGCCGAGGCGTTCACGGACGTGCCGCCGGTGCACACCGCGCCCGGCGCCGTCCTCGGCAGCCTCGAGACGATGGCGCCGGAGCAGGCCGCCGGTGGCAAGGCGACGCCGGCGACGGACATCTACGCGCTCGGGGCGGTGCTCTTCCACATCCTCGCGCTCGAGCCGCTGCACGAGGCGAGCAGCTCGGACGCGGAGGCGCGCGAGGCGCTCGCGCTCCGCATCCGCGGTGGCGTCGACGCGAGACCGACGACGCGACCGCGCGGAGAGGAAGTCGCGCCCGAGCTCGAGGCCCTCTGCGTGGAGGCGACGCGCACCCACCCGAACGACCGCATTCCGACCGCGCTCGCCTTCCACGAGAGGCTCGAGTCCTTCCTCGACGGCGATCGGGACCTCGCGCTTCGGGCGGAGAGCTCGCAGCGCCACACCACGGCCGCGCGCGCGGCGCTCGCAAACGCCGGCGACGACGGGAGCGCGTTCCGCGAGGTCGGTCGCGCGCTCGCCTTCGATCCCACCAATCGCGACGCGCTCGCGATGCTCGTCGAGCTGCTCACGTCCGTACCCCGCGAGCCTCCGGCCGAGGTGATCGCGGAGGAACGCGTCGCGCTGGCGCGCCGCCTGCGCGTCGGGGCGCTCGCCCTCTCCGCCGGGTACGGCGCGGTCGCGTGCTACGGCTGGGCGGCAATGGCGCTGGGGCTCCGCGAGCCGTCGGTGTTCGGCGTCATCTCCGCGCTATGGGTGGCCTCGTTCGCCGCGGCGCTCGTGGCGGCGCGGTGGCCGTCGTATGCGGCCCTGTCGCTCGCGTGCGGCGGCGGCGTCGCGGCGAGCACGTACATCACGAAGATCTACAGCCCCTTCCTCGTCGTGCCGCTCTTCCTCACGATCCACGCGACGCTCTTTGCCTTCGTCGGCCCGGCGCGGCTGCGCCTCGGGATGGTCGCCGCCGCGTGCGCCGGCTGGACGCTCAGCGTCTACGGTCACGCGCTCGGGGTCTTCCCCACGACGTTCGAGCTCGTGAACGACGCGGTCCTCATCCGATCGCTCGCGCTCCGAGGCTCGCCGTCGTGGGTCACGGCGTACCTCTACGTGGCCGGCCTCACGACGTTGGTCGCGCCCGCGTTGATCGTGGGCGCCATCCGCGGCGCGTGGCAGCGGAACGAGCGCGCGCTACGGCTCCAGGCGTGGCGGCTCCGCCAACTCGTGCCCGCGGAGGACGCCGGCCCGCGCTCGTGA
- a CDS encoding GNAT family N-acetyltransferase: MEIRALRPNDDRSLFQSGDEALDRFFRRYAGQNQFRHYLGVTYVAIDADRVLGFATVAPRHIDIEDLPERARKKLPRYPLPVLGLARLAVDKSAQSMGLGGRLLRFVLELAVRMADEVGCAGIVVDAKPGAVDFYAKYGFAPFDLLEGQSEARPLPTPMWLPIQAIKIAGDPAH, encoded by the coding sequence ATGGAGATTAGGGCGCTCCGCCCGAACGACGATCGCTCGCTCTTCCAGTCTGGCGACGAAGCGCTCGACCGCTTCTTCCGCCGGTACGCGGGCCAGAATCAGTTTCGGCACTACCTCGGTGTGACCTACGTCGCCATCGACGCCGATCGTGTCCTTGGCTTCGCCACCGTAGCACCGCGTCACATCGACATCGAGGACCTGCCGGAGCGTGCGCGGAAGAAGCTGCCCCGCTACCCGTTGCCGGTACTCGGGCTCGCGCGTCTGGCCGTCGACAAGTCTGCGCAGTCGATGGGACTCGGCGGACGTCTCCTGCGCTTCGTGCTCGAGCTCGCCGTCAGGATGGCCGACGAGGTCGGCTGCGCCGGGATCGTAGTGGACGCGAAGCCCGGCGCCGTCGACTTCTACGCGAAGTACGGCTTCGCGCCGTTCGATCTGCTCGAGGGCCAGTCAGAGGCGCGTCCGCTGCCCACGCCGATGTGGCTTCCGATCCAGGCGATCAAAATCGCCGGCGACCCCGCTCATTGA